One stretch of Paenibacillus sp. AN1007 DNA includes these proteins:
- a CDS encoding helix-turn-helix domain-containing protein: MKQYRLGIEAALEIIGGKWKAIIICLLMSGVKRTGELERGIPGISQKVLIQQLRELERDGLVRRHIYQQMPPKVEYSLTEYGVTANTIVDVMCAWGRDNITLRQQRGEEVVLLSDSDQNHD; encoded by the coding sequence ATGAAGCAGTATCGTTTGGGCATTGAAGCTGCACTCGAAATCATTGGCGGCAAGTGGAAAGCGATCATCATCTGTTTATTAATGTCGGGTGTCAAAAGAACAGGAGAATTGGAGCGCGGCATACCCGGCATTTCACAAAAAGTACTGATTCAGCAATTGCGCGAATTGGAACGCGACGGCCTTGTCAGAAGACATATTTATCAGCAAATGCCTCCTAAAGTGGAGTACAGCCTTACCGAATATGGCGTCACAGCGAATACGATTGTGGATGTGATGTGTGCTTGGGGAAGAGATAATATTACGCTTAGGCAGCAGCGCGGGGAAGAGGTTGTTTTATTATCAGACTCAGACCAAAATCACGATTAA
- a CDS encoding methyl-accepting chemotaxis protein, whose protein sequence is MLNTFKKRGNTGTRTSSMANTLSIVLLAIIVVVFAVLGTFMFTSTRNILVKQQESMLQTKTQAIVSEFDALFKEKGALVKQMSTNKLFRQYIETTKSAAEAATSAYAIETRDTLAAIVKEEPSFHDAWIAGLEGKGFWMQNDGVVSAPDFDIQARPYYQALKDGDGLYYSDPYIDIAAGQVLMGIFYPIKDENDNMIGFAAADIAFEDIPNIMKSYSLGNTGYSILLSKSGEILYHPDERKVLKENILNSTGDMGEVGKKMTAGESGIQLINDNGERRYIGYATSKDTGWSVGLTISEKEVLAELSTFTWYTLGGFTAAALLLVVICYVTLRRLLRTIPQLLRKIKQIEQGDLTVKLDIQSNNEIGQIAAGLNSMVQKIQSMMQIVGNSAQVLNQSSHDLQSISSRTAVTMNDTSTAINEIANATNYQSIETENILRKTGSLSSQVDEMAADAQEMGAMVQISADQSSQGLTVVEQLSKWSEENHTSTQAVSSIIQEIDQSRNEISSFVDTVKQIASQTNLLALNASIEAARAGEHGRGFAVVAEEVRKLAEQTALATEEINKKVNVIEEKTSLSVEHTMRGMKIAEENTRAVDSTKQVFYSINQDLKELQLRMLQITNGTAAVHQHKDEIFQALEVISSTTEENSASTEEVSASTQEQLESIQQVADLSNQLNQLSAKLQEELGHFKVE, encoded by the coding sequence ATGCTAAATACATTCAAAAAGCGGGGGAACACAGGGACACGGACATCCAGTATGGCCAACACCTTGTCCATTGTACTGCTCGCCATCATTGTTGTCGTGTTCGCCGTGTTAGGAACGTTTATGTTCACAAGTACAAGAAATATTTTGGTTAAACAACAAGAGTCCATGCTGCAGACCAAAACACAAGCCATTGTCAGTGAGTTTGACGCACTGTTCAAAGAAAAAGGCGCATTGGTCAAACAAATGTCCACGAACAAATTGTTCAGGCAGTACATAGAAACAACGAAATCCGCGGCAGAAGCAGCCACTTCTGCTTATGCGATTGAAACAAGGGATACCCTTGCTGCTATTGTGAAGGAAGAGCCTTCGTTCCACGATGCTTGGATCGCTGGCCTGGAGGGCAAAGGCTTCTGGATGCAAAATGACGGCGTCGTGTCTGCCCCGGATTTTGATATCCAGGCACGTCCATATTACCAAGCCCTGAAGGATGGCGATGGACTTTACTATTCTGATCCGTACATCGATATTGCTGCAGGCCAAGTGCTCATGGGTATTTTTTATCCGATCAAAGACGAGAACGATAACATGATTGGCTTTGCCGCAGCGGACATTGCCTTTGAAGATATTCCGAATATTATGAAAAGTTATTCTCTGGGAAACACAGGGTATTCCATTTTGCTATCCAAGAGCGGGGAAATTCTGTACCATCCGGACGAGCGTAAAGTGCTGAAGGAAAATATTCTGAACAGTACCGGAGACATGGGCGAAGTCGGCAAAAAAATGACGGCCGGTGAATCTGGTATACAGCTGATAAATGATAATGGGGAACGCCGATACATCGGGTATGCAACCAGCAAGGACACTGGCTGGTCCGTAGGTCTGACGATTTCGGAGAAAGAAGTGCTGGCAGAACTCAGTACGTTCACGTGGTATACACTTGGCGGATTCACGGCTGCTGCCCTGCTGCTTGTCGTGATCTGTTACGTTACCCTTCGCCGCCTGCTGCGCACCATACCGCAGCTGCTGCGTAAAATTAAACAGATTGAGCAGGGTGACTTGACCGTTAAACTGGATATCCAATCGAATAATGAGATCGGACAGATTGCCGCGGGTCTGAATTCGATGGTGCAGAAGATCCAAAGCATGATGCAAATCGTAGGAAATTCGGCTCAAGTGCTGAATCAATCCTCCCATGATCTGCAGTCCATCTCTTCAAGAACCGCTGTGACTATGAATGATACATCGACAGCGATCAATGAGATCGCGAATGCAACCAATTATCAGTCCATTGAAACGGAAAATATTTTGCGCAAAACAGGCTCGTTATCCAGTCAAGTGGATGAAATGGCTGCAGATGCACAGGAGATGGGTGCTATGGTACAGATCTCTGCGGATCAAAGCAGCCAAGGACTGACTGTAGTCGAGCAATTGTCGAAATGGTCCGAGGAGAACCACACTTCTACTCAAGCTGTGTCTTCTATAATTCAAGAGATTGATCAGAGCCGGAATGAAATATCCAGTTTTGTGGACACGGTGAAACAAATTGCCTCCCAAACGAATCTGCTCGCACTTAATGCTTCCATCGAGGCTGCTCGTGCCGGGGAACATGGCAGAGGATTTGCCGTCGTTGCAGAAGAAGTTCGCAAGCTGGCTGAGCAGACCGCCCTGGCTACAGAAGAAATCAATAAAAAGGTCAATGTCATTGAAGAGAAAACATCATTATCCGTAGAACACACTATGCGTGGTATGAAGATTGCCGAAGAGAACACGAGGGCAGTAGACAGTACCAAACAGGTATTCTACAGCATCAACCAGGATTTGAAAGAGCTGCAGCTTCGCATGCTGCAGATTACAAACGGCACTGCAGCCGTACATCAACACAAAGATGAAATATTCCAGGCACTGGAAGTGATCTCCTCGACGACGGAGGAGAACTCTGCATCAACGGAAGAAGTCAGCGCGAGTACGCAGGAACAACTGGAAAGTATTCAGCAGGTGGCCGATCTATCGAATCAGTTGAATCAGCTGTCTGCCAAGCTGCAGGAAGAACTGGGTCACTTCAAGGTGGAGTAA
- a CDS encoding carbohydrate-binding protein produces MIRKPLALLMSLILVFAMLPAESSHAANNAVAKTPVNANPLVDHKLGADPYVLVHNNRVYVYMTGDTFLYNNDGSVRENNYGTIGRISVISSADMVNWTDHGYIPVAGANNANNGQGIARWASQSWAPAMAKKTIAGKDKFFLYFANSGAGIGVLTADSPIGPWSDPIGRALVTHGTPGMSGVTWLFDPAVLVDDDGSAYLYAGGGIPNENNAASIANPRTARVIRLGADMTSVVGSATTIDAPYMFEDSGIHKYNGKYYYSYCINFAGNHPAAYPKGEIGYMVSDSPMGPFTYKGHFLKNPGTFFGVGGNNHHAVFQFNNQWYVAYHAQTVSKAFLGDGKGYRSTHINRLTHNADGSIQEVQGNMTGVPQTANLNPYNRVEAETIAWQAGINTQPTQASGGPTANQNVTNINNGDWIAVSNVDFGSTGASKFKANVASTGNGNIELRLGSPTGTLIGTLNVTSTGGVQNWRELETNITNTTGRHHLYLVFTGSGNGNLFNLDYWQFTSGSGGNPNPNPNPNPDVTRVEAESMTLAGQYAGLISSPFNGVALYANNDSASYNQYFAFPTHQFSLRGASNNNSTARVDLVIGGVTAGSFYFTGTQPTVQTLSNITHATGNQEVKLVVTTDNGTWDAYIDYLEYSL; encoded by the coding sequence ATGATTCGTAAACCACTAGCACTGCTGATGTCGTTAATCCTTGTTTTTGCCATGCTGCCCGCAGAGTCGAGCCATGCAGCTAATAATGCTGTTGCCAAAACGCCTGTGAATGCCAACCCACTTGTCGATCATAAATTGGGAGCAGACCCTTATGTGCTCGTCCACAACAATCGTGTCTATGTCTATATGACAGGAGATACATTCCTCTACAACAACGACGGCTCTGTCCGGGAAAATAACTACGGCACCATCGGGAGAATCAGTGTGATCTCCTCAGCTGACATGGTGAACTGGACTGACCATGGCTACATTCCGGTAGCCGGTGCGAATAATGCCAACAACGGACAAGGCATTGCCAGATGGGCAAGCCAATCCTGGGCGCCAGCCATGGCGAAGAAAACGATCGCAGGCAAAGATAAATTTTTCCTGTATTTCGCCAACTCAGGTGCAGGAATCGGTGTTCTGACAGCAGATTCCCCGATCGGCCCTTGGTCTGATCCAATCGGACGTGCGCTTGTCACTCACGGAACACCTGGCATGTCAGGAGTAACCTGGCTTTTTGATCCAGCTGTACTTGTCGATGACGATGGCTCTGCTTATCTGTATGCAGGCGGCGGTATTCCGAACGAGAACAATGCAGCATCCATTGCGAATCCAAGAACAGCACGTGTTATTCGTCTCGGTGCCGATATGACCAGTGTGGTTGGCAGCGCCACAACGATTGATGCACCGTATATGTTTGAAGATTCAGGCATTCATAAGTACAACGGCAAGTATTATTATTCGTACTGCATCAACTTTGCCGGCAACCATCCGGCAGCTTACCCAAAGGGTGAAATCGGATATATGGTAAGTGACAGCCCGATGGGACCTTTCACATACAAAGGACATTTCCTCAAAAATCCGGGTACATTCTTCGGTGTAGGTGGCAACAACCACCATGCCGTGTTCCAGTTCAATAACCAATGGTATGTCGCGTATCATGCGCAGACGGTGAGTAAAGCTTTCCTCGGTGATGGCAAAGGATACCGTTCTACCCATATCAACAGGCTGACGCACAACGCGGACGGATCGATTCAGGAAGTACAGGGTAACATGACCGGTGTGCCTCAAACAGCTAACCTAAATCCGTATAACAGAGTGGAAGCCGAGACGATTGCTTGGCAGGCTGGCATCAATACACAACCGACTCAAGCAAGCGGTGGACCAACAGCCAACCAAAATGTGACGAATATCAATAATGGGGACTGGATCGCTGTAAGTAATGTGGATTTTGGTTCAACAGGTGCATCCAAATTCAAAGCAAACGTGGCCTCTACCGGAAATGGTAACATTGAACTCCGGCTTGGCAGCCCGACAGGCACACTGATCGGCACGCTTAACGTCACTTCAACGGGTGGCGTACAGAACTGGCGTGAACTCGAAACCAATATTACCAATACGACAGGACGGCATCATCTGTATTTGGTGTTTACAGGTTCAGGTAACGGAAACCTGTTCAATCTGGATTACTGGCAGTTCACCTCCGGTTCTGGAGGTAACCCCAATCCAAATCCGAACCCCAATCCCGATGTTACTCGGGTTGAAGCAGAGAGCATGACCCTTGCCGGTCAATATGCCGGGCTGATTAGTTCTCCTTTTAACGGCGTGGCGCTCTATGCGAACAATGATTCTGCGTCTTACAATCAATACTTTGCTTTCCCAACCCATCAGTTCTCTCTAAGAGGCGCTTCCAACAATAACAGTACAGCCCGTGTCGATCTGGTGATCGGCGGTGTAACGGCAGGTTCATTTTATTTTACCGGAACACAACCAACGGTGCAGACGCTCTCAAACATCACACATGCTACGGGGAATCAGGAAGTAAAGCTCGTTGTAACCACAGATAACGGAACCTGGGATGCTTACATTGATTATCTGGAATACTCTCTATAA
- a CDS encoding iron ABC transporter permease, with the protein MSSIQRTKPAVNWRMISIYGGGLTALIVLFFVSLCYGEAAISLHDVWSALTNRQDTLEHNMVWDLRMPRTVIGILAGGALAAAGALLQTITRNPLAASDTLGINAGAYFIVVLGAILFPGVLSKSPFLFAAMGGLLAAFAAYFMGGGRTSTPVRLALSGMIVSMVLGSFTSALHIFFSMETQGLFLWGSGTLVQNDWTGVSYAWPWVAGVTLLALILSKQWDMLELDESTASSLGQRVGLARTAGLIIAVILAAVIVSVIGPIGFVGLVAPHLVRLSGVRSSRLLIPGVFVWGAALLVGADVLAKMIHNSSMELPTGAVMAIIGAPWLIWLVLTRMKTGNGAGMTSSMSTGGRVRRFAFMPVAILFSAITLILVLLSTMFGGMRIPLADLLPSLFQSDGLFSGLIQLRIPRTLVAAGAGAALAISGVLIQMAVRNPLADASIVGVSSGAGLGAMMVFILWPGLPMYILPIAAIAGAAAAAAVVFSLSWKKGLNPSAVVLLGIAMSAIAGAGIQILIVRGAVYGSSGYIWLTGSTYARTWDQVKVIGLFLLILVPVAWWLARRFELLVFDDNSASGLGMNVRRTRLLAMTVGVLLAAGAVAVVGTVGFIGLIAPHMVRLLTGHKLRQSMFLSALAGAVMLVLADTIGRTVMAPTEIPSGILIAIIGTPYFLYLMYRSNWRKAVK; encoded by the coding sequence ATGAGTTCGATTCAACGAACAAAGCCAGCTGTGAACTGGCGCATGATAAGCATTTATGGGGGCGGTCTAACCGCCCTTATCGTGCTTTTTTTTGTAAGCTTGTGTTATGGCGAGGCCGCTATTTCTTTGCATGACGTTTGGAGTGCACTTACAAACAGACAAGATACACTTGAACACAACATGGTATGGGATTTGCGTATGCCGCGTACCGTTATCGGCATCCTTGCGGGGGGTGCACTGGCTGCTGCCGGTGCGCTGCTGCAGACTATTACACGCAACCCGCTTGCAGCCTCGGATACACTCGGGATTAATGCGGGGGCGTATTTTATCGTAGTGCTGGGTGCGATTCTTTTTCCGGGGGTACTCAGCAAGTCACCGTTTCTTTTTGCCGCCATGGGCGGTTTGCTTGCTGCGTTCGCGGCTTATTTTATGGGTGGCGGGCGTACATCAACTCCGGTCCGGCTGGCGTTATCCGGTATGATTGTGTCCATGGTGCTTGGTTCATTTACGAGCGCCCTTCATATTTTCTTCTCCATGGAAACGCAGGGGTTATTTCTGTGGGGTTCAGGAACACTCGTCCAGAATGACTGGACAGGTGTGAGCTATGCTTGGCCTTGGGTTGCGGGAGTAACGCTGCTGGCTCTGATTTTGTCCAAACAGTGGGATATGCTGGAACTGGACGAATCCACCGCTTCCTCCCTGGGCCAGAGAGTCGGACTTGCCCGAACAGCTGGACTAATTATTGCCGTTATTTTGGCTGCGGTTATCGTTAGTGTTATTGGACCTATCGGCTTTGTGGGTCTGGTTGCGCCACATCTGGTTCGCCTGAGCGGTGTTCGTTCCAGTCGTCTCTTGATTCCGGGTGTATTCGTGTGGGGGGCAGCGCTGCTGGTGGGCGCGGATGTGCTTGCCAAAATGATCCACAACTCCAGCATGGAACTGCCTACAGGTGCTGTAATGGCGATTATTGGTGCACCTTGGCTGATCTGGCTGGTGCTTACCCGGATGAAAACCGGGAATGGCGCCGGGATGACGTCATCGATGAGTACAGGTGGACGTGTTCGTCGTTTTGCTTTTATGCCCGTCGCCATATTATTCTCAGCAATAACGCTAATATTGGTGCTGCTTAGTACAATGTTCGGTGGAATGCGTATTCCTCTGGCCGATCTGCTGCCAAGTTTGTTTCAGTCAGATGGGTTGTTTTCCGGATTAATTCAGCTTCGTATCCCGCGTACCTTGGTGGCTGCAGGAGCAGGGGCCGCTCTCGCCATCAGCGGGGTACTGATCCAGATGGCAGTGCGGAATCCACTGGCGGATGCCTCAATCGTAGGCGTTTCTTCTGGAGCAGGACTTGGTGCCATGATGGTGTTCATTTTATGGCCTGGACTCCCCATGTATATCCTGCCTATCGCTGCCATTGCAGGTGCGGCTGCGGCTGCCGCCGTTGTATTCTCGCTTTCCTGGAAAAAAGGCCTAAATCCATCAGCCGTTGTACTGCTTGGTATTGCGATGTCGGCCATTGCCGGAGCAGGCATTCAAATTCTGATCGTACGCGGAGCCGTGTACGGCAGCAGCGGTTATATCTGGCTGACGGGCAGCACATATGCTCGGACATGGGATCAAGTCAAAGTGATTGGCCTCTTCCTGCTCATTCTGGTTCCAGTGGCCTGGTGGCTTGCTCGCAGGTTTGAACTGCTCGTATTTGATGACAACAGCGCTTCAGGGCTTGGCATGAATGTACGCCGCACTCGTCTGCTGGCGATGACAGTAGGAGTGCTGCTTGCGGCTGGAGCCGTAGCCGTTGTAGGAACTGTCGGATTTATTGGTCTGATTGCTCCGCATATGGTCCGTTTGCTGACGGGACATAAACTGAGACAGTCGATGTTTCTGTCCGCATTGGCAGGAGCAGTCATGCTCGTGCTCGCTGATACGATTGGCAGAACCGTGATGGCTCCGACGGAGATTCCATCCGGTATTCTGATTGCGATCATTGGTACACCGTATTTCCTATACTTGATGTACCGTTCAAACTGGCGCAAAGCAGTGAAATGA
- a CDS encoding NAD(P)H-dependent oxidoreductase — protein MKTLVILAHPDITNSRVNRRWKEELHRHAEDVHIHELYEAYPDWNIDVVREQKLLEAYDHIILQFPLYWYSYPPLLKKWLDDVFTHGWAYGSKGKRLHGKRMGLAITIGDKQENYAKGAPIGYSVEELMAPFKASMNHVGVTALPHYAVYGASFQASDQEIDQSSMNYIQYIQTSKSDLIRKME, from the coding sequence ATGAAAACACTGGTTATTCTGGCGCATCCCGATATAACAAATTCAAGAGTGAATCGTCGCTGGAAAGAGGAGCTGCATCGGCATGCAGAGGATGTACACATTCACGAATTATATGAGGCCTATCCTGACTGGAATATTGATGTGGTTCGTGAGCAGAAGCTGCTGGAGGCCTATGATCATATTATTTTACAGTTTCCGCTGTATTGGTACAGTTATCCGCCGCTGCTCAAAAAGTGGCTGGACGATGTGTTCACGCATGGTTGGGCTTATGGTTCAAAGGGCAAGCGATTGCATGGTAAGCGGATGGGGCTGGCGATAACGATCGGGGATAAGCAGGAGAATTATGCGAAGGGAGCACCCATCGGGTACAGTGTTGAGGAGCTGATGGCACCATTCAAGGCGAGCATGAATCATGTCGGCGTTACTGCACTGCCGCACTATGCTGTCTATGGTGCCTCATTTCAGGCAAGTGATCAAGAGATTGATCAAAGTTCTATGAATTATATCCAATACATCCAAACGTCTAAATCAGATCTTATCCGCAAAATGGAATGA
- a CDS encoding aminotransferase class I/II-fold pyridoxal phosphate-dependent enzyme, with protein MKFAKRMDHFSEGIFTKLLEIKRRRLESGQPVIDLSVGTPNIPPAPHIMKVLCEASADPANYIYAVNDQSELLQAAGDWYRQRYQVELDPKTEICSLLGSQEGLAHISLSIVDEGDLVLVPDPCYPVFADGPLLAGAELYYMPQKEEHNYVIQLCDIPESVAERAKFMLVSYPNNPTTAMAPDSFYEELIAFANKYDIIVLHDNAYSELVFDHKTCGSFLAYPGAIDVGIEFNSLSKTYGLAGARIGFCVGNREVVSMLKKLKSNMDYGMFIPIQQAAIAAITGDQSDVGRVRAIYEERRDMLCEGFAKLGWHISKPEATMFIWTRIPAHYDTSEQFAADLVTRTGVIVTPGSAFGPSGEGYVRLALVQDLEQLRQALQYVEASGILTPAKQSDKQSAVEQQL; from the coding sequence ATGAAATTTGCAAAACGAATGGATCACTTTAGTGAAGGTATCTTCACCAAGCTTCTGGAGATCAAGCGCCGCCGTCTGGAGAGTGGGCAGCCCGTTATCGACCTAAGCGTCGGGACACCAAACATTCCGCCGGCTCCGCATATTATGAAGGTACTCTGTGAAGCCTCTGCTGATCCAGCCAATTACATCTATGCTGTGAACGATCAGAGCGAACTGCTGCAGGCAGCAGGTGACTGGTACAGACAGCGGTACCAAGTAGAGTTGGACCCCAAAACAGAAATCTGCTCTTTGCTCGGATCGCAGGAAGGACTTGCGCATATCTCCCTCTCGATTGTCGATGAAGGTGATCTCGTTCTGGTCCCCGATCCCTGTTATCCAGTATTTGCTGATGGGCCGCTTCTGGCCGGAGCAGAGCTGTATTACATGCCGCAAAAAGAGGAACACAACTATGTTATTCAGCTGTGTGACATCCCGGAATCTGTGGCAGAACGAGCCAAATTCATGCTTGTATCGTATCCGAACAATCCGACAACAGCGATGGCTCCGGACTCATTTTACGAAGAACTGATCGCTTTTGCCAACAAATACGATATTATCGTGCTGCATGATAACGCATATAGCGAGCTTGTCTTTGATCATAAAACATGCGGCAGTTTCCTGGCCTATCCCGGTGCAATCGATGTGGGGATCGAATTCAACTCTCTATCCAAAACGTACGGACTGGCTGGAGCACGAATCGGTTTTTGTGTGGGGAACCGGGAGGTGGTCTCTATGCTGAAAAAGCTGAAATCCAACATGGATTACGGCATGTTTATCCCGATTCAACAGGCAGCCATTGCCGCGATTACGGGTGATCAAAGCGATGTGGGGCGGGTAAGGGCAATCTATGAAGAACGGCGGGATATGTTATGTGAGGGCTTCGCCAAACTGGGCTGGCACATCAGTAAACCCGAAGCCACGATGTTCATCTGGACACGGATTCCCGCACATTACGACACATCCGAACAGTTTGCTGCCGATCTCGTTACCAGAACGGGTGTCATTGTCACACCAGGCAGCGCTTTTGGACCTTCAGGTGAAGGCTATGTGAGACTTGCTCTGGTACAGGACCTGGAGCAGCTGCGCCAAGCCCTTCAATATGTAGAAGCCAGCGGCATACTCACACCTGCAAAACAATCTGACAAACAATCTGCGGTTGAGCAGCAGCTGTGA
- a CDS encoding SDR family oxidoreductase produces MTNYIVFGASKGLGDAFVRGVPQAGDKVWVVSRSKPGSLKLEDGVQRVWIQADLSELQASRQIAEQLRSETLDVLIYNVGIWEKEGFEDHYTFDQDEPSDIQQLIHVNVTSTIVCIQALLPQLRKSAAGKIILIGSTAGLSNAGSTQVSFVASKFAIRGITEALREHTRQDRIAVTCINPGELAGEIPYEDGMERALSEYEGTRIPLQDMVSIVRCVVSLSTAACVKEINVPALTDLNT; encoded by the coding sequence ATGACGAATTATATTGTATTCGGTGCCAGCAAAGGATTGGGCGATGCCTTTGTCCGAGGTGTGCCGCAGGCAGGAGATAAGGTCTGGGTTGTATCGCGCAGCAAGCCGGGGAGCTTGAAACTGGAGGATGGTGTACAGCGAGTCTGGATTCAGGCGGATCTCTCGGAACTCCAGGCTTCCAGACAGATTGCGGAGCAGCTGCGCAGCGAAACGCTGGATGTACTTATTTATAACGTTGGAATCTGGGAAAAAGAAGGCTTTGAAGATCACTACACCTTTGATCAGGATGAGCCATCGGATATTCAACAGCTGATCCATGTGAACGTGACTTCAACCATTGTATGTATTCAGGCTTTACTGCCTCAGCTTCGTAAGTCAGCAGCAGGAAAGATCATTCTCATCGGCTCTACAGCCGGGTTAAGCAATGCGGGCAGCACCCAAGTTTCTTTTGTCGCCTCCAAGTTTGCGATACGTGGAATTACAGAAGCTTTAAGAGAGCACACCCGGCAGGATCGCATTGCAGTAACCTGCATCAACCCGGGAGAACTGGCAGGAGAAATTCCGTACGAAGATGGAATGGAACGTGCATTGTCGGAGTATGAAGGAACACGCATTCCGCTTCAGGATATGGTATCCATCGTCCGGTGCGTCGTCAGCTTGTCCACAGCAGCCTGTGTCAAAGAAATTAATGTACCTGCGCTTACGGACCTTAATACGTAG
- a CDS encoding glycoside hydrolase 43 family protein gives MWKKIGALLLTIPLLLTTLPLTHQPVSAATFNNPVLYADVPDSDVIRVGNAFYMTSTTMHMNPGVPVMKSTDLVNWSIVNYVYDTLGNSDVQNLNNGQNEYGRGSWASSLRYNNGIYYVAFGSLSTGKTYIYQTSNIENGPWTPYTLNSYYHDPSLLFDGNRTFLVHGSDNISIVELTPDAKAVKSGGLNQVLIHNASSIAGSNMIVKAEGAHIQKINGLYYIFLIAWPSGDGRIQLAYRANTLTGPYTGKVVLRDSGIAQGGIVDTASGSWYGMLFRDRGAVGRIPYLVPVTWSDNWPVFGVNGKVPLTMNMPVEGQAPAKIFGSDEFNAASGSAALSKFWQWNHNPDPSKWSLSQRPGFMRLTTGKLSKNILEARNTLTQRTFGPKSTGMTALETAGMKDGDYSGLAAFQAKYGFVGVKVTGSTKSIVMTHASSGTMTEVASVPLNQNRIYLRVICDFTNQTDKAYFAYSLNGTNWTTIGSTLQMSYTLPHFMGYRFALFNYATKSAGGYADFDFFRVE, from the coding sequence ATGTGGAAAAAAATCGGAGCGCTTCTGCTCACCATTCCCTTGCTGCTGACAACATTGCCTCTAACTCATCAGCCCGTCTCTGCGGCGACTTTTAACAATCCGGTGCTTTATGCAGACGTACCGGACAGTGACGTCATTCGTGTAGGCAATGCCTTTTATATGACCAGTACCACCATGCATATGAACCCGGGCGTGCCTGTCATGAAGTCAACCGATCTGGTGAACTGGAGCATTGTAAACTATGTGTATGACACACTTGGTAACAGTGATGTACAGAATTTAAACAACGGCCAGAATGAATATGGACGCGGCTCTTGGGCCAGCAGTCTTCGCTACAATAACGGTATCTATTATGTCGCTTTCGGTTCGTTATCCACCGGAAAGACGTACATTTATCAGACCAGCAATATCGAGAACGGACCGTGGACGCCATACACTTTGAACAGCTATTATCATGACCCTTCCCTTCTCTTCGACGGGAACCGTACATTTCTTGTACATGGCAGTGATAACATCAGCATTGTGGAGCTGACACCTGATGCCAAAGCCGTGAAATCCGGCGGTTTGAACCAGGTATTAATTCATAATGCGAGCAGTATTGCCGGCTCTAACATGATTGTAAAGGCGGAAGGTGCGCACATTCAGAAGATCAATGGCCTGTATTACATCTTCCTGATCGCCTGGCCTTCCGGGGATGGACGCATCCAGCTAGCCTATCGTGCGAATACGTTAACCGGGCCCTATACCGGTAAAGTCGTGTTAAGAGATTCGGGCATCGCACAGGGCGGGATTGTGGATACCGCCTCAGGCTCATGGTACGGTATGCTGTTCCGTGATCGAGGTGCCGTTGGACGCATCCCCTATCTTGTACCCGTAACCTGGTCGGATAACTGGCCCGTATTCGGGGTCAACGGCAAAGTTCCATTGACGATGAACATGCCGGTTGAAGGACAGGCACCCGCCAAAATTTTCGGTTCTGATGAGTTTAATGCAGCATCAGGCTCAGCAGCTCTCTCTAAATTTTGGCAGTGGAATCATAATCCTGATCCTTCAAAATGGTCCTTGAGCCAGCGTCCCGGTTTCATGCGGTTGACCACAGGCAAGCTCAGCAAAAACATACTGGAAGCACGCAATACTTTGACACAGCGTACGTTTGGGCCAAAAAGTACAGGCATGACTGCCTTGGAAACGGCAGGGATGAAGGATGGCGATTATTCGGGTCTGGCTGCTTTTCAGGCGAAATACGGCTTTGTTGGCGTCAAGGTGACGGGCAGTACGAAGTCTATCGTAATGACCCATGCCAGTTCAGGAACGATGACTGAAGTCGCCAGTGTGCCCTTGAATCAGAACAGAATCTATTTGCGAGTGATCTGTGATTTCACCAATCAGACGGATAAAGCTTACTTCGCCTATAGTCTGAATGGAACCAATTGGACAACAATTGGCAGCACACTGCAGATGTCGTATACCCTGCCGCACTTTATGGGCTATCGTTTTGCACTGTTCAATTATGCGACCAAATCTGCGGGAGGATATGCTGATTTTGACTTTTTCCGTGTTGAGTAA